A stretch of Mucilaginibacter terrae DNA encodes these proteins:
- a CDS encoding type 1 glutamine amidotransferase domain-containing protein, with translation MANLNNRKVAILTEDGFEQVELTSPKEALEAAGATVHVISPKTGTVKAWDKDHWGIEVNVDKLLTDVSPDDYDALVLPGGVLNPDKLRQNKDAVAFVSAFLDEGKPLAAICHGPQMLIETGMLKGRKLTSYPSLQTDLKNAGAEWVDEQVVTDNGLVTSRTPDDLEAFNKKTIEEIGEGVHEPHA, from the coding sequence ATGGCAAATTTAAATAACCGTAAGGTAGCTATCCTTACCGAAGATGGGTTTGAACAAGTGGAACTAACCAGCCCGAAAGAGGCGTTAGAGGCGGCAGGTGCTACGGTGCACGTTATATCGCCTAAAACAGGTACCGTTAAAGCATGGGATAAGGACCATTGGGGTATTGAAGTAAACGTTGATAAACTGTTAACCGATGTAAGCCCCGATGATTATGACGCGCTGGTATTACCAGGCGGCGTGCTTAACCCTGACAAACTACGCCAGAATAAAGATGCAGTCGCGTTTGTATCGGCATTTTTAGATGAAGGCAAGCCGCTGGCCGCTATATGCCACGGCCCGCAAATGCTGATCGAAACTGGTATGCTTAAAGGTCGTAAGTTAACCTCGTACCCATCATTACAAACCGATTTAAAAAATGCCGGTGCCGAATGGGTAGATGAGCAGGTTGTTACCGACAATGGATTGGTAACCAGCCGTACGCCCGACGATTTGGAAGCTTTTAACAAAAAGACCATTGAAGAAATTGGTGAAGGGGTGCATGAACCCCATGCATAA
- a CDS encoding GNAT family N-acetyltransferase has protein sequence MLNIRPATLADADHIVKIAHQTWWPTYRSILSTEQITYMLDTMYVSDKIADQMDKGEQLYLILEEEGIPVAFASYSPRTEDENIYKLHKLYCHPSTQGKGHGRKLVEAVMEAARKAGKSALDLNVNRNNNAKSFYEKMGFTVLHDEDIAIGPYWMNDHVMRIAL, from the coding sequence ATGCTTAATATCCGACCTGCTACTTTAGCCGATGCCGATCATATTGTTAAAATTGCCCATCAAACCTGGTGGCCTACTTACCGGTCAATTTTATCAACCGAGCAAATCACTTATATGCTGGATACGATGTACGTATCAGATAAAATTGCCGACCAAATGGACAAAGGCGAGCAATTATACCTTATACTGGAAGAAGAAGGAATTCCGGTGGCATTTGCTTCATACTCGCCACGAACTGAGGATGAGAATATTTATAAACTGCACAAGCTTTACTGCCACCCATCAACCCAGGGAAAAGGCCATGGCCGTAAACTGGTTGAAGCTGTAATGGAAGCTGCCCGTAAAGCCGGTAAAAGTGCTTTAGACCTTAACGTAAACCGGAACAACAATGCCAAAAGCTTTTACGAAAAAATGGGCTTTACCGTGTTACACGATGAAGATATTGCTATTGGACCGTACTGGATGAACGACCATGTGATGCGTATTGCGCTTTAG
- a CDS encoding GNAT family N-acetyltransferase, with amino-acid sequence MSIILETERLVLRKFNITDAPFILELLNTSTWKQYIGDRGLTSIADAQTYLVKVPLMNYAVNGFGLYMVELRGSGEPIGMCGLLKREYLAHLDIGYALLPQYEGNGYAYEAAAATVEYSFNQLNQQTLAAITNIQNQRSIKLLNKLGFTYDKNIWADGHELMMFIKDAES; translated from the coding sequence ATGTCCATCATTCTCGAAACCGAAAGACTGGTACTGCGCAAGTTCAATATAACTGATGCGCCTTTTATACTGGAGTTACTTAATACCTCTACCTGGAAACAATATATAGGCGACCGGGGCTTAACTTCTATTGCCGATGCGCAAACCTACCTGGTTAAGGTTCCGCTGATGAACTATGCCGTAAATGGGTTTGGCCTGTATATGGTTGAGCTGCGCGGTTCAGGAGAACCCATAGGTATGTGCGGTTTATTAAAACGTGAATATTTAGCACATTTAGATATTGGGTATGCCCTACTGCCCCAATATGAAGGCAATGGTTATGCCTACGAAGCTGCTGCAGCTACTGTCGAATATTCTTTTAACCAGCTTAACCAACAAACGCTTGCCGCTATTACCAACATTCAAAATCAGCGTTCAATCAAACTACTTAATAAACTTGGCTTCACTTATGATAAAAACATATGGGCAGATGGGCATGAACTGATGATGTTTATTAAAGACGCCGAAAGCTAA
- a CDS encoding M20/M25/M40 family metallo-hydrolase, producing the protein MKKYSIALAFMAVSLGGFAQDVNKLINEKDVERLIKTLSADDMQGRGTFTPGIDKAATFIEGEFKQAGLQPLTGATGFRQNFKVYRTVPVETLVKLDGQAVPAENVTIAAGKAFTWNTNEDVQIIKISADQNFQTEYRKYMRSGKKTLIIVDPKFKAFYTRLHNYINSGVITTEPQPTDNPQQVVMVLGSYEGVKTFEVSFKDKTENPPIFNVAGMIPGKSKKDEYVVFSGHYDHLGIQPAMQGDSIANGADDDASGTTAMISLAKYYKKLNNNERTLIFVAFTAEEIGGYGARYFSKQLPPEKVVAMFNIEMIGKESKFGKNTAFITGYERSDFGKILQSNLQGTAFTFHPDPYPEQNLFYRSDNATLARLGVPAHTISTDQIDTDKLYHSVKDEYSSLDVANITATIRAIALSSRSIVAGKDTPARIPKLEER; encoded by the coding sequence ATGAAGAAATACAGTATAGCATTAGCCTTTATGGCCGTAAGCCTGGGCGGTTTTGCCCAGGATGTAAACAAGTTAATTAACGAAAAAGATGTAGAGCGTTTAATTAAAACCCTTAGCGCCGATGATATGCAGGGACGCGGCACTTTTACACCCGGCATTGACAAAGCCGCCACCTTTATTGAGGGTGAATTTAAACAAGCAGGTTTACAACCGTTAACCGGAGCCACCGGCTTCCGTCAAAACTTTAAAGTTTACCGCACTGTTCCGGTTGAAACCCTGGTAAAGCTTGATGGGCAGGCCGTACCGGCCGAAAATGTTACCATAGCTGCCGGAAAAGCATTTACCTGGAACACGAATGAAGATGTGCAGATCATTAAAATTAGTGCCGACCAAAACTTTCAAACCGAATACCGCAAATACATGCGCAGCGGGAAAAAGACCTTAATAATCGTTGATCCTAAGTTTAAAGCCTTTTATACACGCTTACATAATTACATTAACAGCGGCGTAATAACCACTGAACCACAACCAACCGATAATCCGCAGCAAGTGGTAATGGTACTGGGCAGTTATGAAGGTGTTAAAACTTTTGAAGTTAGCTTTAAAGATAAAACTGAAAACCCGCCCATATTTAACGTTGCGGGCATGATTCCGGGTAAAAGCAAAAAGGATGAGTACGTGGTATTCTCGGGTCATTATGACCATTTAGGCATTCAGCCCGCCATGCAGGGCGATAGCATTGCCAACGGTGCCGATGATGACGCATCGGGAACCACAGCCATGATTAGCCTGGCCAAGTATTATAAAAAACTAAATAACAATGAGCGCACTTTAATATTTGTAGCATTTACTGCCGAAGAAATTGGCGGCTACGGTGCCCGTTATTTTTCTAAACAATTACCGCCCGAAAAAGTGGTAGCCATGTTTAACATCGAGATGATAGGCAAGGAATCGAAATTTGGCAAAAACACCGCCTTTATTACGGGTTATGAGCGTTCGGATTTTGGTAAGATACTGCAAAGCAATTTACAGGGTACAGCCTTTACTTTTCACCCAGACCCATACCCTGAACAAAACCTGTTTTACCGCAGCGACAATGCTACCCTTGCCCGCTTAGGTGTACCGGCGCATACCATATCAACCGATCAGATTGATACCGATAAACTTTACCATAGCGTAAAAGATGAATATAGTTCGCTGGATGTAGCTAACATAACTGCAACCATACGCGCCATTGCACTAAGCTCGCGCAGTATTGTAGCCGGTAAAGACACGCCAGCCCGTATACCCAAACTGGAAGAACGCTAA
- a CDS encoding M61 family metallopeptidase, producing MKNLYLSAAALLLSATAFAQTEISYTLSFPNAVHHEAEISMRVPQVPAGVMRFRMSRSSPGRYATHEFGKNVYNVKAVGENNKPLILKQVEGDVWEIAQHGSTVIISYTLFGNHVDGTYVGIDASTAHLNMPATLMWVKGMEQRPARFKFNNLDKYGWKVATQLKPEAGGTYYARDLQYMMDSPISLAPYKIYSWDISNPDGKKQAVHLTSHSDDDQATIDAFGQMVKKATIEAQAVFGELPAYDYGNYVFLHDVASTNAGDGMEHRNSTSIVQSTPKIAGNEARLLGTFSHEYFHSWNVERIRPKTLEPFNFEHANMSNELWFAEGFTQYYGGLILERAGFVSPADYNRTMAGLINTVLNSPAANHYSPAQMSRYAVFADAGVSVDQNNNANVFTSYYTYGGATALALDLRLRSQFKLTLDDYMRAVWLAHGKTEKPYTIADLQNILAAFTKDAAFAADFFKRYINGFEKNDYAKLLDYAGLILRKAQPGKAWAGALGGAGGRGRSGQSVGVDNTGLLIGTSLAMNTPFYKAGLDAGDVLLSVDGNAIQASGQSLIEALNTKKPGDKITIAYKNRTGNHETTVTLEENPALEVVTYEAAGKEPSAAQIQFRNGLLNSKVK from the coding sequence ATGAAGAATCTTTATCTGTCGGCGGCGGCCTTATTGCTGTCGGCTACCGCTTTTGCTCAAACCGAAATTTCTTATACCCTATCATTCCCTAATGCCGTACATCACGAGGCCGAAATAAGCATGAGAGTGCCACAGGTTCCGGCCGGTGTTATGCGTTTTAGAATGAGCCGCTCATCGCCGGGCCGTTATGCTACACACGAGTTTGGAAAAAACGTTTATAACGTAAAAGCCGTAGGCGAAAACAACAAGCCACTAATTCTTAAACAGGTGGAGGGCGATGTTTGGGAAATTGCGCAGCACGGTAGTACGGTAATTATTAGCTATACCCTTTTTGGCAATCATGTTGATGGCACTTATGTGGGCATTGATGCCAGTACGGCACACCTTAATATGCCCGCCACCTTAATGTGGGTTAAAGGCATGGAACAGCGCCCGGCACGTTTTAAATTCAACAACCTTGACAAGTATGGCTGGAAAGTTGCCACACAACTTAAACCTGAAGCTGGTGGCACCTATTATGCCCGCGATTTGCAGTACATGATGGATAGCCCTATTTCACTGGCTCCGTACAAAATATATAGCTGGGATATAAGCAATCCCGATGGCAAAAAACAAGCCGTACACCTTACCTCGCACAGCGATGACGACCAGGCTACCATTGATGCCTTTGGGCAAATGGTAAAAAAGGCAACCATTGAGGCCCAGGCCGTTTTTGGAGAACTGCCTGCTTACGATTACGGAAACTACGTGTTTTTACACGATGTGGCATCTACCAACGCGGGCGACGGTATGGAACACCGTAACTCCACCAGCATTGTACAAAGCACGCCTAAAATTGCCGGTAACGAGGCCCGTTTATTAGGCACTTTTTCGCACGAATATTTTCATAGCTGGAACGTAGAGCGTATTCGGCCAAAAACTTTGGAGCCGTTTAACTTTGAGCACGCCAACATGAGTAACGAGCTTTGGTTTGCCGAAGGCTTTACACAATACTACGGCGGCTTAATTTTAGAACGCGCCGGTTTTGTTTCGCCTGCTGATTATAACCGCACTATGGCCGGTTTGATCAACACTGTTTTAAATTCACCGGCAGCCAATCATTACTCGCCAGCGCAAATGAGCCGTTATGCGGTATTTGCCGATGCCGGTGTATCGGTTGATCAAAACAACAATGCCAACGTATTTACCAGTTATTATACTTATGGCGGCGCTACTGCCCTGGCGCTTGATTTACGTTTACGCAGCCAGTTTAAATTAACCCTTGATGATTATATGCGTGCGGTATGGCTGGCCCATGGCAAAACCGAAAAGCCCTACACCATTGCCGATCTGCAAAACATTTTGGCCGCTTTTACTAAAGACGCCGCCTTTGCTGCCGACTTTTTTAAACGCTACATTAACGGTTTCGAAAAAAATGATTACGCTAAGTTATTGGATTATGCCGGTTTAATTTTGCGCAAAGCCCAACCGGGTAAAGCCTGGGCCGGCGCTCTTGGGGGCGCGGGTGGTCGTGGCCGTTCAGGCCAGTCGGTTGGTGTTGATAATACTGGGTTACTGATTGGCACAAGCCTGGCCATGAACACCCCCTTTTATAAAGCAGGATTAGACGCCGGCGATGTTTTATTAAGCGTGGACGGCAATGCCATACAGGCCAGCGGCCAAAGCCTGATAGAGGCACTAAATACCAAAAAGCCTGGCGATAAGATTACCATTGCTTATAAAAACCGCACCGGCAACCATGAAACCACGGTAACACTCGAAGAGAACCCGGCTTTGGAGGTGGTGACTTACGAAGCTGCGGGTAAAGAACCATCGGCCGCGCAAATCCAGTTTCGCAATGGATTATTAAATTCTAAAGTAAAATAA
- a CDS encoding putative quinol monooxygenase has protein sequence MAQKNKQMVRLAKIQVDPLQLKAYNAALNEQMAAAVSKELGVLTYYAVADKKNPAHITILEIYADTAAYKSHIETPHFKKYKATVQNMVKALELVDVDIIGSARKPDTQ, from the coding sequence ATGGCACAAAAAAATAAACAAATGGTGAGGCTGGCTAAAATTCAGGTAGATCCATTACAGCTTAAAGCATACAATGCTGCACTAAATGAGCAAATGGCCGCCGCCGTAAGTAAGGAATTGGGAGTGTTAACCTATTATGCCGTTGCTGATAAAAAGAACCCGGCACATATTACCATACTCGAAATATATGCCGACACTGCCGCCTACAAATCACATATTGAAACGCCTCATTTTAAAAAGTATAAGGCAACCGTTCAAAATATGGTTAAAGCACTTGAGTTGGTTGACGTGGATATAATTGGCTCGGCCCGTAAGCCCGACACTCAATAA